A stretch of Paenibacillus mucilaginosus 3016 DNA encodes these proteins:
- a CDS encoding AraC family transcriptional regulator: protein MGGSIVTGRHLFKTYENRKLYSMLLLSTTLCIAATLLLSSYIFYANSVRIGLNQVYQSDLGSLTQTSKVVVGMTQSAQSLSFQMYRNTTISKLMFYENPSIYDVTAATGELAGYLSSMPFIESIYVYNAKSGLLHIASNQGQSGTFTKEELADTGIVEILGRFQDYKPFTPIPRRYSVQQGDSRTIGVYTYLCYEAIGTGTNMDSAVIVNISASWINKDLGQGDTGAAGISYILDDRGRLLTGDGLLAGVPAGQAPELQAVLDHDIRGQESGYFVKEVDGTKSLVSYTSPDPLGWQYIRITPYKQITGKISAVRTTSISIAGGILAAGLLISWLLSRFLYRPFHAMASKVSTLESEKRNALYPLKQALLRSLVQGTQPLRTEAHWNKLKEAGITVDFRRDYRLVLLRIDGFEAFREMHGDDLTVYQFAVMNIASEIASPAFRTETVDLAENGVLLILGAPEVGESPEASLPDPGMLLPEIRRSVLDYLKLSVSITCSPAACGPEALHPLYRQVKEAALHRFFLGPGCLIASEEVLQRKTADYLFPVDKERRMTEALMAGKTEEAKGLLAEMLQETAAYPFGALQLAASRLTATIGTVVTAVQKNGHLELGRGLEAYVPSLHGFESLQELQGAFFSFFEELRSRQAEKRSLKQEDLVRRVNDMIDREYGDPNLCLNKIADSLGLSSIHLSRVYKQLTLLAIVDVINTTRLEQAKRLLQETDLPVAEIAERIGYTSSSYLYRMFKKNFGVTPTDFRKAQLQAGER from the coding sequence ATGGGGGGATCCATTGTGACGGGACGGCACCTGTTCAAGACCTACGAGAACCGGAAGCTTTACAGCATGCTTCTGCTCAGCACCACGTTATGCATTGCGGCTACGCTGCTGCTCTCTTCCTATATCTTTTATGCCAATTCGGTGCGCATCGGCTTGAACCAGGTCTACCAGTCGGACCTCGGCAGCCTGACGCAGACGAGCAAGGTCGTGGTAGGCATGACGCAGAGCGCCCAATCGCTCTCCTTCCAGATGTACCGCAATACGACGATCTCGAAGCTGATGTTTTATGAAAACCCTTCCATCTATGACGTTACGGCAGCCACCGGCGAACTGGCCGGGTACCTGAGTTCGATGCCGTTCATCGAATCGATCTACGTCTATAACGCCAAGTCGGGGCTCCTGCACATCGCCTCGAATCAGGGGCAGAGCGGCACCTTCACCAAGGAGGAGCTCGCGGACACCGGGATCGTGGAGATCCTGGGCCGCTTCCAGGATTACAAACCCTTCACCCCGATTCCCCGCCGTTACAGCGTGCAGCAGGGAGACAGCAGGACGATCGGTGTGTATACGTATCTCTGCTATGAAGCGATCGGAACGGGAACGAACATGGACTCCGCCGTCATCGTCAATATCTCCGCTTCCTGGATCAACAAGGATCTGGGCCAGGGAGATACCGGGGCGGCGGGCATCTCCTACATCCTCGACGACCGGGGCCGGCTGTTGACCGGCGACGGCCTTCTGGCCGGCGTTCCTGCGGGGCAGGCTCCGGAGCTGCAGGCGGTGCTCGACCACGATATCCGGGGACAGGAGTCCGGTTATTTCGTGAAGGAGGTGGACGGGACGAAGAGCCTCGTGTCATACACCTCCCCGGACCCCCTGGGATGGCAGTATATCCGGATCACCCCGTACAAGCAGATCACCGGCAAAATCAGCGCCGTCCGCACCACCAGCATCAGCATCGCCGGAGGGATCCTTGCGGCCGGCCTGCTCATCTCGTGGCTCCTCTCGCGGTTCCTGTACAGGCCGTTCCATGCCATGGCGAGCAAAGTCAGCACGCTGGAGAGCGAGAAGCGCAACGCCTTGTATCCGCTGAAGCAGGCGCTCCTGCGTTCGCTGGTTCAAGGCACCCAGCCGCTCCGGACGGAGGCGCATTGGAACAAGCTGAAGGAAGCCGGCATCACCGTCGATTTCCGCCGGGACTACCGGCTCGTCCTTCTGCGGATCGACGGCTTCGAGGCGTTCCGGGAGATGCACGGGGACGACCTGACAGTGTATCAGTTCGCCGTCATGAACATCGCCTCCGAGATCGCCTCGCCGGCCTTCCGCACGGAGACGGTCGATCTCGCCGAGAACGGCGTGCTGCTGATTCTCGGAGCCCCTGAAGTTGGAGAGTCTCCGGAGGCCTCCCTGCCGGACCCGGGCATGCTGCTGCCGGAGATCCGCCGCTCCGTGCTTGACTACCTGAAGCTCAGCGTGTCGATCACCTGCAGCCCGGCGGCCTGCGGCCCTGAGGCGCTGCATCCTCTCTACCGGCAGGTGAAGGAAGCGGCGCTGCACCGCTTCTTCCTCGGGCCCGGCTGCCTTATTGCCTCGGAAGAGGTGCTGCAGCGCAAGACTGCCGATTACCTCTTCCCCGTCGACAAGGAGCGCCGGATGACCGAAGCGCTGATGGCCGGAAAGACGGAAGAAGCGAAGGGCCTGCTCGCCGAGATGCTGCAGGAGACCGCCGCCTATCCGTTCGGAGCGCTTCAGCTTGCCGCCTCCCGCCTGACGGCCACTATCGGCACCGTCGTGACGGCAGTCCAGAAGAACGGCCATCTGGAGCTCGGCCGGGGGCTGGAGGCGTATGTGCCGTCCCTCCACGGCTTCGAATCGCTGCAGGAGCTGCAGGGAGCCTTCTTCTCCTTCTTCGAGGAGCTGCGCAGCCGGCAGGCCGAGAAGCGGAGTCTGAAGCAGGAGGACCTCGTCCGCCGGGTCAACGACATGATCGACCGGGAGTATGGCGACCCGAACCTGTGCCTGAACAAGATCGCCGACAGCCTGGGGCTCTCCTCCATCCATCTCTCCCGGGTCTACAAGCAACTGACCCTCCTGGCCATCGTCGATGTGATCAACACGACCCGCCTAGAGCAGGCCAAGCGCCTGCTGCAGGAGACCGACCTGCCGGTAGCCGAGATCGCGGAGCGGATCGGCTATACCTCCTCTTCGTACCTGTACCGGATGTTCAAAAAGAACTTCGGCGTCACCCCGACCGACTTCCGCAAGGCGCAGCTGCAGGCAGGTGAACGCTAG
- a CDS encoding extracellular solute-binding protein produces MAQKKKLGFTVLSAALAVSALAGCSGGTDNAGKPAGTGGAKEASAPASGSGGTGSGLDTSKKVELQFYMLGDAPKDLPVIQAEINKLAEKDLNATVKFNYTSWTDWDQKYKLLLSSGQQVDLIFTADWTQYQSYAKKGAFQPLDELLPKAAPKLNGFVPKDMWEAVKIDGKIYTVPATYKEYVTNGFVYREDLRAKYNLPKPTSIETYEAYLDGIKKNEPDMLPLASTSNPVSSLSDPFRELTRDPVGGPLPYGIGIKYSQPGEAYSYWGSPEHLEELQTMKRWMDKGFFPKNVLNNKDTLTDQLTSGKAASIFGDNPTRFNDSVIKIASTHPDWKLEYYPFPLSRGFATPVHPIHNGFAIPKSSKNAERALAFYEKLVTDKQYNLLTQYGIEGKNYTVENGYYKMVGDKNSNGFGREAMNGWAWRNPEYMLFDKGYDNVKKIFSELDKIQKPDIFTGFAEDYTSYQAEKAALEQVTKQYLYPLQAGLLPDVETGLKTFLEKAKQAGLDKVQGEYKKQWAQYVKDKGIK; encoded by the coding sequence ATGGCACAAAAGAAAAAACTGGGGTTCACGGTACTCTCGGCGGCGCTGGCCGTCTCGGCTCTTGCCGGCTGCAGCGGAGGGACGGACAACGCCGGTAAGCCGGCAGGGACGGGAGGCGCGAAGGAGGCGTCCGCTCCCGCTTCCGGTTCGGGAGGGACGGGCAGCGGGCTCGATACCTCCAAGAAGGTCGAACTGCAGTTCTACATGCTCGGCGATGCGCCGAAGGACCTGCCGGTCATCCAGGCGGAGATCAACAAGCTGGCGGAGAAGGATCTCAACGCCACGGTGAAGTTCAACTATACGTCCTGGACGGACTGGGACCAGAAATACAAGCTGCTCCTCTCCTCCGGCCAGCAGGTAGATCTGATCTTCACCGCGGACTGGACGCAGTACCAGTCGTATGCGAAGAAGGGGGCGTTCCAGCCGCTCGACGAGCTCCTGCCGAAGGCCGCTCCGAAGCTGAACGGGTTCGTGCCGAAGGACATGTGGGAGGCGGTGAAGATCGACGGCAAAATCTACACCGTTCCCGCCACCTACAAGGAGTATGTGACCAACGGCTTCGTGTACCGCGAAGATCTGCGGGCCAAGTACAACCTGCCGAAGCCGACGTCGATCGAGACGTATGAAGCCTACCTCGACGGCATCAAGAAGAATGAGCCGGATATGCTGCCGCTGGCGTCGACTTCGAACCCGGTCAGCTCGCTGTCCGACCCGTTCCGGGAGCTGACGCGTGACCCTGTGGGAGGTCCGCTGCCTTACGGCATCGGCATCAAGTACAGCCAGCCGGGCGAGGCTTACTCCTACTGGGGCTCCCCGGAGCATCTGGAGGAGCTGCAGACGATGAAGCGGTGGATGGATAAGGGCTTTTTCCCGAAGAACGTGCTGAACAACAAGGACACGCTGACGGATCAGCTGACGAGCGGCAAGGCGGCCAGCATCTTCGGCGACAACCCGACGCGCTTCAACGATTCGGTGATCAAGATCGCCTCGACCCATCCGGACTGGAAGCTGGAGTACTACCCGTTCCCGCTCTCCCGGGGGTTCGCGACGCCCGTGCATCCGATCCACAACGGCTTCGCCATCCCGAAGAGCAGCAAGAATGCGGAGCGGGCGCTGGCGTTCTATGAGAAGCTCGTGACCGACAAGCAGTACAACCTCCTGACCCAGTACGGCATCGAAGGCAAGAACTACACGGTGGAGAACGGGTACTACAAGATGGTCGGCGACAAGAACTCCAACGGCTTCGGCCGGGAGGCGATGAACGGGTGGGCGTGGCGCAACCCCGAGTACATGCTGTTCGACAAGGGCTACGACAACGTCAAGAAGATCTTCAGCGAGCTGGACAAAATCCAAAAGCCGGACATCTTCACCGGGTTCGCCGAGGATTACACGAGCTACCAGGCGGAGAAAGCGGCGCTTGAGCAGGTGACGAAGCAGTACCTGTATCCGCTCCAGGCTGGTCTTCTGCCGGACGTGGAGACCGGGCTGAAAACCTTCCTGGAGAAGGCGAAGCAGGCGGGTCTCGACAAGGTGCAGGGGGAGTACAAGAAACAGTGGGCGCAGTATGTGAAGGACAAGGGGATCAAGTAG
- a CDS encoding carbohydrate ABC transporter permease, which yields MRIRDDKYTPLFQAAAYLFITAAALACLFPFLLILSASFTQNESIIRSGYHLLPLDFSLEGYKTVFRFPEQVLKAYGVTIFTTVTGTALGLFLMTMAGYVLQRKDFKYRNVFSFYIYFTTLFGGGLVPWYIMMTKYLQLTDTYTALIFPGLMTPFLIILMKTFIRSAVPEELFESAKIDGAGDFTIYSRIVLQLSMPGIATVGLFLALHYWNDWFGSSLFINDQSKYQLQFYLYNIVNAMQFIAQMGAGTGVSLGQDMPTESTKMAMAIIVTGPILFLYPFVQRYFVKGLTVGAVKG from the coding sequence ATGCGCATTCGAGACGACAAGTACACGCCGCTCTTTCAGGCGGCCGCTTATCTGTTCATTACCGCCGCAGCGCTGGCCTGCCTCTTCCCGTTCCTGCTCATCCTCTCGGCCTCCTTCACGCAGAATGAATCGATCATCCGCAGCGGCTACCATCTGCTGCCGCTGGACTTCTCGCTGGAGGGCTACAAGACGGTATTCCGCTTTCCGGAGCAGGTGTTGAAGGCTTACGGCGTCACGATCTTCACCACGGTCACCGGTACGGCGCTCGGCCTGTTCCTGATGACGATGGCGGGCTATGTGCTGCAGCGCAAGGATTTCAAATACCGCAACGTGTTCTCGTTCTACATTTACTTTACGACCCTGTTCGGCGGCGGCCTTGTGCCCTGGTACATTATGATGACCAAGTACCTGCAGCTCACCGATACGTATACGGCGCTGATTTTTCCGGGGCTGATGACGCCGTTCCTGATCATTCTGATGAAAACCTTCATCCGCTCGGCGGTGCCCGAGGAGTTGTTCGAATCGGCGAAGATCGACGGGGCGGGCGACTTCACGATCTACTCGCGCATTGTGCTGCAGCTCTCCATGCCGGGCATTGCTACCGTGGGCCTGTTCCTGGCACTGCATTATTGGAACGACTGGTTCGGCTCCTCGCTGTTCATCAACGACCAGAGCAAGTACCAGCTGCAGTTCTATCTCTACAATATCGTGAATGCGATGCAGTTCATCGCCCAGATGGGGGCGGGCACCGGGGTGTCGCTCGGGCAGGATATGCCGACGGAATCCACCAAGATGGCGATGGCCATCATCGTAACGGGACCGATCCTGTTCCTGTACCCGTTCGTGCAGCGGTATTTCGTCAAAGGGCTGACAGTCGGTGCGGTCAAAGGGTAA
- a CDS encoding ABC transporter permease produces the protein MDSHTNAAGSMGPGLRTGPQPRGRGEAVSRTRKKRGIVHELVTNRILFLMLLPTLIFFFINSYIPMVGVYYAFTRFDFGTGLFDAPFVGLENFKFLWTSGVLAKLTLNTLGYNLAFIVLGNGLAILSAVLLSEVKGRWFKKAAQSILFLPYFISFVILSVIVYNVFNYESGFLNTMLKGFGLDPVDVYNTPWMWVPLIILFYLWKNLGYSMVIYLAAITGIPEDYYEAAKIDGANIFQRIWHITIPMLKTTFIVLLLFSIGSIMKGQFDLFYQLVGNNGVLYNATDILDTYVYRSLKVTFDVGMATAAGLYQSLFGFILILSVNAVIRRINDEYALF, from the coding sequence ATGGATTCCCATACGAATGCTGCCGGGAGCATGGGCCCGGGACTCCGGACAGGCCCGCAGCCGCGCGGCAGAGGAGAGGCGGTAAGCCGAACCAGGAAGAAGAGAGGCATAGTCCATGAGCTGGTGACCAACCGGATCCTGTTCCTCATGCTGCTGCCGACGCTGATTTTTTTCTTCATTAACTCGTACATCCCGATGGTGGGGGTCTACTACGCCTTCACACGCTTCGACTTCGGCACGGGGCTGTTCGACGCCCCGTTCGTCGGGCTCGAGAATTTCAAGTTTCTCTGGACCTCCGGCGTCCTCGCGAAGCTGACCTTGAACACGCTGGGCTATAACCTGGCCTTCATTGTGCTGGGCAATGGGCTGGCGATTCTCAGCGCGGTCCTGCTCAGTGAGGTGAAGGGCCGGTGGTTCAAGAAGGCGGCCCAGTCGATTCTGTTCCTGCCGTATTTCATCTCCTTCGTCATTCTGAGCGTCATTGTGTACAATGTGTTTAACTATGAGAGCGGTTTCCTCAATACGATGCTGAAGGGCTTCGGCCTGGACCCCGTGGATGTGTACAACACACCCTGGATGTGGGTGCCGCTCATCATCCTGTTCTACCTGTGGAAGAACCTCGGCTACAGCATGGTCATCTATCTGGCGGCCATTACCGGCATTCCCGAGGACTACTATGAGGCGGCGAAGATCGACGGGGCGAACATCTTCCAGCGGATCTGGCACATCACGATTCCGATGCTGAAGACGACCTTCATCGTCCTGCTCCTGTTCTCGATCGGCAGCATCATGAAGGGCCAGTTCGATCTGTTCTACCAGCTCGTCGGCAACAACGGGGTGCTGTACAACGCCACGGATATTCTGGATACGTATGTGTACCGTTCGCTCAAGGTCACCTTCGATGTCGGCATGGCCACGGCAGCCGGGCTGTACCAATCGCTGTTCGGCTTCATTCTGATACTCAGCGTGAATGCCGTCATCCGGCGGATCAACGACGAGTACGCCTTATTCTGA
- a CDS encoding family 43 glycosylhydrolase, whose protein sequence is MVIRRFRLVLLVWSLCLALLVTLVPQPAAAASVTINSGPVWYDTTGGTVQAHGGGVIKVGSTYYWIGEDKIHNSATFKNVVCYSSTDLKNWKWVSYPLQPSSHAELASSKVERPKVIYNESTGKYVMWMHYENAADYSLGRVAVASSSSVCGKYTYHGSFRPLGYESRDMTVFKDDDGSAYLLSASNSGGGANDSLASFKLTSDYLNVASFQGWVFQNGHREAPAVAKQGGKYFLITSGASGWYPNQAMYATASSMAGPWSALAPLGNTSTFYSQSTFILPVQGSSAASYIYMGDRWNPGQLGDSRYVWLPLTLNGAAGTASMDWQSSWSIDAATGVVAAPAMTNHALGKPATAGSAASGYAASRANDGNYQSEWKAASAAWPSTWQVDLGAVKTIREVDISWFMYKGSEAYHQYKIEYSTDGANYTTIDRTSNKTYGFTTDAVNFNARYVRIVLVNAVLWNNPNNWYTPTLYEVKLLGP, encoded by the coding sequence ATGGTGATTCGAAGGTTCCGGTTGGTTCTCTTGGTGTGGTCTTTATGCTTGGCTCTCTTGGTCACACTTGTTCCGCAGCCCGCCGCTGCGGCGTCGGTGACGATCAACAGCGGCCCGGTCTGGTACGATACGACAGGGGGGACGGTTCAGGCGCACGGCGGCGGGGTGATCAAGGTCGGCTCCACGTATTATTGGATCGGAGAGGACAAGATCCATAATTCCGCCACCTTCAAGAATGTCGTGTGTTATTCGTCGACCGATCTCAAGAACTGGAAGTGGGTGAGCTACCCTCTGCAGCCAAGCTCCCACGCCGAGCTCGCCAGCTCGAAGGTGGAGCGGCCGAAGGTGATCTACAACGAGTCGACGGGCAAATATGTGATGTGGATGCATTATGAGAATGCGGCGGATTATTCGCTCGGCCGGGTGGCGGTCGCTTCTTCCTCTTCGGTCTGCGGCAAATATACGTACCACGGCAGCTTCCGCCCGCTTGGTTATGAATCAAGGGATATGACGGTGTTCAAGGATGACGACGGAAGCGCCTACCTCCTCTCCGCTTCGAACTCCGGCGGCGGGGCGAACGATTCGCTGGCTTCGTTCAAGCTGACGAGCGACTATCTGAATGTGGCTTCGTTCCAAGGCTGGGTATTCCAGAACGGGCATCGGGAAGCCCCGGCCGTCGCGAAGCAGGGGGGCAAATACTTCCTGATCACCTCGGGGGCTTCGGGCTGGTATCCGAACCAGGCGATGTACGCGACCGCCTCGTCCATGGCGGGACCTTGGTCCGCCCTGGCGCCTCTCGGCAACACATCGACCTTCTACTCCCAGTCGACGTTCATTCTGCCTGTGCAGGGCAGCTCGGCAGCCTCCTACATCTACATGGGCGACCGCTGGAACCCGGGCCAGCTAGGCGATTCGCGCTACGTATGGCTGCCGCTGACGCTGAACGGGGCGGCGGGGACCGCGTCCATGGACTGGCAGAGCTCCTGGTCCATCGATGCGGCGACGGGAGTGGTGGCCGCTCCGGCGATGACCAATCACGCCCTCGGCAAACCGGCCACCGCCGGCTCGGCCGCATCGGGCTATGCGGCATCCCGGGCGAATGACGGCAATTATCAGAGCGAATGGAAGGCCGCTTCGGCCGCTTGGCCGTCGACATGGCAGGTGGATCTGGGGGCGGTGAAGACGATCCGCGAGGTCGATATCTCCTGGTTCATGTACAAAGGCTCCGAGGCGTACCACCAGTACAAGATCGAGTACAGCACGGACGGGGCGAATTATACGACGATTGACCGGACGTCGAACAAGACGTACGGCTTCACGACGGATGCGGTGAACTTCAACGCCCGTTATGTGCGGATCGTTCTGGTGAATGCGGTGCTGTGGAATAACCCGAACAACTGGTACACCCCCACCTTATATGAAGTGAAGCTGCTCGGGCCTTAA
- a CDS encoding aldehyde dehydrogenase family protein has product MKQHLWIGGQWKEARSYTELRSPHTGELLAEVGQADEADVEDAIAAAQAAGSVMRSLPAHERARILEKAASLMEQRAEELARLLANEASKPLKAGRAEIGRTVQTYKFAAEEAKRIHGETVPVDAAPGGEGRLAFTVRRPIGVVGAITPFNFPFNLVAHKVGPAIAAGNTIVLKPAGQTPLSALALAGILHEAGLPAGALNVIPGKGSVVGEKLVRDSRIAAITFTGSPEVGIAMKNKAGLKRVTLELGSNAAVIIDDTVEITQALIDRCVLGAFSYNGQVCISIQRIYVHESRYEEFSRRFVEATEKLVVGDPLEETTDISALIAEKEVERMASWVDAAVSEGAIVLTGGRAVSTAVFPPTVLANAAETSSVSCQEVFGPVVTLSSFTDVSEAIAAVNRSRYGLQAGIYSSNIHTAMRAAEELEVGGVIINDIPTFRVDNMPYGGVKESGFGREGIKYAVEELTELKFISIKL; this is encoded by the coding sequence ATGAAACAACATTTATGGATCGGCGGGCAGTGGAAAGAAGCCCGCTCTTATACCGAACTGCGCTCGCCGCATACCGGCGAACTGCTTGCGGAAGTCGGCCAGGCCGACGAGGCCGACGTGGAAGACGCCATCGCCGCCGCACAGGCGGCCGGCAGTGTGATGCGCTCGCTGCCTGCACATGAGCGGGCGCGTATTCTGGAGAAGGCTGCTTCGCTCATGGAGCAGCGGGCGGAAGAGCTCGCGCGGCTGCTGGCGAACGAGGCGTCGAAGCCGCTGAAGGCCGGACGGGCGGAGATCGGCCGCACCGTGCAGACGTACAAGTTCGCCGCGGAAGAGGCGAAGCGGATTCACGGCGAGACCGTGCCGGTGGACGCGGCCCCGGGCGGGGAAGGGCGCCTCGCGTTCACGGTGCGCCGGCCGATCGGGGTGGTCGGGGCGATCACCCCGTTCAACTTCCCGTTCAACCTCGTCGCGCACAAGGTCGGCCCGGCGATTGCCGCCGGCAACACGATCGTGCTGAAGCCCGCCGGGCAGACGCCGCTGAGCGCCCTGGCCCTTGCCGGCATTCTGCACGAAGCCGGCCTGCCGGCGGGCGCGCTGAACGTGATCCCGGGCAAGGGCTCGGTGGTCGGCGAGAAGCTCGTGCGCGACAGCCGCATTGCGGCGATCACCTTCACGGGCAGCCCGGAGGTCGGCATCGCCATGAAGAACAAGGCCGGCCTGAAGCGGGTGACGCTGGAGCTCGGGTCGAATGCGGCGGTGATCATCGACGATACGGTCGAGATCACGCAGGCGCTCATCGACCGGTGCGTGCTCGGCGCGTTCTCCTACAACGGCCAGGTGTGCATCTCGATCCAGCGGATCTATGTGCACGAGAGCCGGTACGAGGAGTTCTCCCGCCGCTTCGTCGAGGCTACCGAGAAGCTTGTCGTGGGCGACCCGCTCGAGGAGACGACCGATATCTCGGCACTGATCGCCGAGAAGGAAGTCGAGCGCATGGCCTCCTGGGTCGATGCGGCGGTGTCCGAAGGCGCGATTGTGCTCACGGGAGGCCGGGCGGTCTCCACGGCGGTCTTCCCGCCGACCGTGCTGGCGAACGCGGCCGAGACGTCATCCGTCTCGTGCCAGGAGGTGTTCGGTCCGGTCGTCACGCTCTCGTCCTTCACGGACGTCTCCGAGGCGATCGCCGCGGTCAACCGCTCGCGCTACGGACTGCAGGCGGGGATCTACTCGTCGAACATCCATACCGCGATGCGGGCTGCGGAGGAACTGGAAGTCGGCGGCGTGATCATTAACGACATCCCGACGTTCCGCGTTGACAACATGCCGTACGGCGGCGTCAAGGAGAGCGGCTTCGGCCGCGAGGGCATCAAGTACGCGGTCGAAGAGCTGACCGAGCTCAAGTTTATCTCGATTAAGCTGTAG
- the gabT gene encoding 4-aminobutyrate--2-oxoglutarate transaminase: MTQVQSQDQSGTGRRFARVTGELPGEKGRALLERRQRHVPKGVGNNTPIFAERAEGALIYDVDGNVFLDFAGAIGTLNAGHCPPEVVRAIQEQAGKYIHTCFHVAMYEPYLQLAEKLAEITPGSFAKKTIFLNSGAEAVENAVKIARKATGRTGIVSFTRGFHGRTLMGMSLTSKVKPYKFQMGPFAPATYKAPFPYPFHKPASMSEEEYAAFCLKQFEDFLYTEVAPEELAAVIMEPVQGEGGFIVPPKSFVQGVYEICRRHGILFIADEIQTGFGRTGTMFASTHFGIEPDLLTMSKSIAAGVPISGVIGRAELMDAPQPGEIGGTYGGSPLGCAAALAVIELMERDRLPERAVEIGEHIRSYFSELQKDVPQIADIRGLGAMCAVEFADPATGAPAKELVAAVTKACCVEGVIVLSAGVHGNVLRFLTPLVITGEQLEEGLSILGGVLRRLTAPQPTIGV, from the coding sequence ATGACACAGGTGCAGAGTCAGGATCAAAGCGGGACAGGGCGCAGGTTCGCGCGGGTAACCGGGGAGCTGCCCGGAGAGAAGGGGCGTGCGCTTCTGGAGCGCCGGCAGCGCCACGTACCGAAGGGCGTAGGGAACAATACGCCGATCTTCGCCGAGCGGGCGGAGGGGGCGCTGATCTATGATGTGGACGGGAATGTGTTCCTGGATTTCGCCGGAGCGATCGGGACACTGAACGCAGGCCACTGCCCGCCGGAGGTCGTGCGGGCGATCCAGGAGCAGGCGGGTAAGTATATTCATACGTGCTTTCATGTTGCCATGTATGAGCCGTATCTCCAGCTCGCGGAGAAGCTTGCGGAGATTACGCCGGGCTCGTTTGCGAAGAAGACGATCTTCCTGAACTCGGGGGCGGAAGCGGTCGAGAATGCGGTGAAGATCGCCCGCAAGGCGACGGGACGGACAGGGATCGTGTCGTTCACCCGCGGCTTCCACGGACGGACGCTGATGGGCATGTCGCTGACGAGCAAAGTGAAGCCCTACAAGTTCCAGATGGGGCCGTTCGCGCCGGCGACCTACAAGGCGCCGTTCCCGTATCCGTTCCACAAGCCGGCTTCCATGTCCGAAGAGGAGTATGCGGCGTTTTGTTTGAAACAATTCGAGGACTTCCTGTACACTGAAGTGGCCCCGGAAGAGCTGGCGGCGGTCATCATGGAGCCGGTGCAGGGCGAGGGCGGGTTCATCGTACCGCCGAAGTCCTTCGTGCAGGGCGTCTACGAGATCTGCCGGCGGCACGGGATTCTGTTCATCGCCGACGAGATCCAGACCGGCTTCGGCCGCACGGGCACGATGTTCGCCTCGACGCACTTCGGCATCGAGCCGGATCTCCTGACGATGTCCAAGTCGATCGCCGCCGGTGTGCCGATCTCCGGCGTCATCGGCCGGGCGGAGCTGATGGATGCACCGCAGCCCGGGGAGATCGGCGGCACGTACGGCGGCAGCCCGCTCGGCTGCGCGGCGGCCCTGGCCGTCATCGAGCTCATGGAGCGCGACCGGCTGCCGGAGCGGGCCGTGGAGATCGGCGAACACATCCGATCGTACTTCAGCGAGCTGCAGAAGGACGTGCCGCAGATCGCGGATATCCGCGGGCTCGGCGCCATGTGCGCGGTGGAGTTCGCCGACCCGGCGACCGGCGCTCCCGCGAAGGAGCTGGTGGCCGCGGTGACGAAGGCGTGCTGCGTCGAAGGGGTTATTGTGCTATCTGCCGGTGTACACGGCAATGTGCTGCGTTTCCTGACGCCGCTCGTCATTACCGGGGAGCAGCTTGAGGAAGGCCTCTCCATCCTGGGAGGCGTGCTACGAAGACTGACGGCTCCCCAGCCTACGATAGGAGTCTGA